A single window of Flavobacterium aestivum DNA harbors:
- a CDS encoding peroxiredoxin family protein — protein MNKILLLLAILPFMISCQNKKEQEENNLKELQKEAQELMKNQIDFFMNATPKYFSAKTVNGKLFNSQDFKNKNLVVFIYDKSYLKKSDTYDMTKELNEIYNTYKDKIKFVGIIEGYVENQNELNEYLKKSKILFEQIDNTKSQDKPEILNYNMYCSPAKILINSSGKVIHSSCGGGNSYELIQKLDSIKNFR, from the coding sequence ATGAATAAAATTTTATTACTACTTGCAATTTTACCGTTTATGATTTCTTGTCAAAACAAGAAGGAACAAGAAGAAAATAATTTAAAAGAACTTCAAAAGGAAGCTCAAGAATTGATGAAAAATCAAATTGATTTTTTTATGAATGCAACACCAAAATATTTTTCTGCGAAAACCGTAAATGGTAAGCTCTTTAATTCTCAGGATTTTAAAAACAAAAATTTGGTGGTATTTATCTATGACAAGTCCTACTTAAAAAAGAGTGACACATATGATATGACTAAAGAATTAAATGAAATTTATAATACATATAAAGACAAAATCAAGTTTGTAGGTATAATTGAAGGTTATGTTGAAAACCAAAACGAACTGAATGAATATTTGAAAAAATCTAAAATTTTATTTGAACAAATTGACAATACAAAATCGCAAGACAAGCCTGAAATATTAAATTATAATATGTATTGTAGTCCAGCTAAAATTCTTATTAACTCAAGTGGGAAAGTAATTCATTCTTCTTGTGGTGGTGGAAACAGTTATGAATTAATACAAAAATTAGATAGTATAAAAAACTTCCGCTAA
- a CDS encoding oxidoreductase, translated as MYKFYLKNTKTELEMKLTRLLSAGVLLLLFACSKKENPKSVQSGLVEKTQVETDSIQKEEEVPPKKESINLFTLFPKDSSDVAFVSLSDIYPVNDEKDTLILPNIEKLGKYNAQYFTFDKNYRKRFLSKTNISETDSVFVFDYAKNKLASFAVKSLKTAAMLNGYSSEEDWPYRTLDFMIGFEINKKHLNGFSKYFRDALVYIGKENPFSTDGLKPIVWKKIASKEYPSKPIKNEDRDLLENMVTGNTYLFKTEMHHYFLQEYLDDDKTIYARRLLVTDSKIKDIIIEKLYAQSEDTSPAPLNYEEGYNTINQWTGKLFKNKPTVVFGFEYISFGCPVISIIDKSNEEIFLQCDNRH; from the coding sequence ATGTATAAATTCTATCTTAAAAACACAAAAACAGAATTAGAAATGAAATTAACTCGCCTTCTATCTGCTGGGGTACTGCTCTTACTTTTTGCCTGCAGTAAAAAAGAGAATCCTAAAAGTGTCCAATCGGGTTTAGTTGAAAAAACTCAGGTTGAAACCGATTCAATACAGAAAGAAGAAGAAGTACCTCCCAAAAAGGAAAGCATCAATTTGTTTACTTTATTTCCAAAAGATAGCAGTGATGTTGCTTTTGTTTCCCTTTCGGATATTTATCCTGTAAATGATGAAAAGGACACGCTTATTTTACCTAACATAGAAAAACTAGGAAAATACAATGCTCAGTATTTTACCTTTGATAAAAACTACAGAAAAAGGTTTTTATCTAAAACCAATATATCCGAAACCGATTCTGTTTTTGTATTCGATTATGCTAAGAACAAATTGGCTTCGTTTGCTGTGAAAAGCTTAAAAACCGCTGCAATGTTAAATGGATATTCTTCAGAGGAAGATTGGCCTTATCGCACCTTGGATTTTATGATAGGTTTTGAAATCAACAAGAAACACTTAAACGGATTCAGTAAATATTTTAGAGATGCATTAGTATATATCGGTAAAGAAAATCCATTTTCGACAGACGGTTTAAAGCCAATTGTCTGGAAAAAAATTGCCAGTAAAGAATATCCATCAAAACCAATAAAAAATGAAGATCGTGATTTGTTAGAAAACATGGTAACTGGTAATACTTACTTGTTTAAAACAGAAATGCATCATTATTTTTTGCAAGAATATTTAGATGATGATAAAACAATTTATGCCAGACGTCTTTTAGTGACCGATTCTAAAATTAAAGACATCATAATTGAAAAACTTTACGCTCAAAGCGAAGATACCTCTCCCGCTCCTTTGAATTATGAAGAGGGATACAATACAATTAATCAGTGGACAGGAAAACTCTTCAAAAATAAGCCAACTGTTGTTTTTGGTTTTGAATATATTTCTTTTGGATGTCCGGTAATTTCAATTATTGACAAATCAAATGAAGAGATTTTTCTTCAATGTGACAATCGTCATTGA